A window from Drosophila nasuta strain 15112-1781.00 chromosome 3, ASM2355853v1, whole genome shotgun sequence encodes these proteins:
- the LOC132793585 gene encoding importin subunit alpha-4-like, whose translation MDRGQKYKNEGKDQNEMRRRRDPMDAKLLAIAASDSSHPEEQLAAVKKVRELISLENAPVETLINNGMLPILVECIKPFNSPQLQLEAVWTLTNIASGPSELTHKVATSGAVPILVNLLSAGDFKVADQAIWALGNIIGDGPEKRDFVLGFGLIQPILNLVEAELPISFVRNIAWVIGNISRKWEPVVSQQITMEIQPALKVLLEYTDVQVVRDTIWAINNITEDKDRIQIIVESGIVPKIVSLVGSNVVSIKCAAVNCLGNIVTGTDEQTQAVLDSNILSYFPTLCLHPDMQLRRNIMWFLSNIVAGTVSQIQQVIDAGLMPPIIENLWSGDFVIQREAAYVISNLCSNGSREQVNSIIYELQYFHYNIYIL comes from the coding sequence ATGGATCGTGGTCAGAAGTATAAGAACGAGGGCAAGGATCAGAATGAGATGCGTCGTCGACGCGACCCAATGGATGCCAAGCTACTCGCCATTGCTGCCTCCGATTCCTCACATCCGGAGGAGCAGTTGGCCGCTGTTAAGAAGGTGCGTGAATTGATTTCACTTGAGAATGCGCCAGTCGAAACACTGATAAACAACGGAATGCTGCCCATTCTAGTTGAGTGCATCAAACCCTTTAATTCGCCACAATTGCAGCTCGAAGCTGTCTGGACATTGACAAACATTGCTTCAGGACCATCTGAACTAACACATAAAGTGGCCACCTCGGGAGCTGTGCCCATATTAGTTAATCTGCTTAGTGCAGGTGACTTTAAGGTAGCCGATCAAGCCATTTGGGCATTGGGCAACATTATTGGCGACGGGCCCGAGAAACGAGACTTTGTACTTGGCTTTGGCCTCATTCAGCCAATCCTTAACCTGGTAGAGGCTGAGCTTCCAATTAGTTTTGTACGCAACATTGCCTGGGTGATTGGGAACATATCTAGAAAATGGGAGCCCGTGGTATCGCAACAGATTACAATGGAGATTCAGCCTGCATTGAAAGTGCTGCTCGAATACACTGACGTTCAGGTGGTGAGGGACACAATATGGGCCATCAATAACATTACAGAAGACAAAGATCGCATCCAGATCATCGTCGAGAGTGGCATTGTGCCCAAGATCGTGAGTCTGGTCGGCAGCAACGTTGTATCTATAAAGTGTGCTGCCGTGAATTGTCTTGGCAACATTGTAACTGGAACCGATGAGCAGACGCAAGCGGTGCTTGATTCCAATATTCTATCGTACTTTCCAACACTCTGCTTGCATCCTGATATGCAACTGCGCAGGAACATTATGTGGTTTCTATCGAATATCGTGGCTGGTACCGTGTCACAAATACAGCAAGTTATTGACGCCGGCCTAATGCCACCGATCATTGAGAACTTGTGGAGCGGCGACTTTGTAATCCAGCGCGAAGCCGCCTATGTAATCAGCAATCTATGCAGCAATGGCTCACGTGAGCAAGTGAATAGCATCATTTATGAATTGCAATATTTCcactataatatttatattttataa
- the LOC132792489 gene encoding organic solute transporter alpha-like protein: MDSREDFERLRELEQQEQVELELELQRNRTMRMHSFPKLSEYYTHMTAFLSLAIFIAVLLTILNISIYLTTAMRMRRHLDKPLRIPSILMVSVYPIISLAALVTILVPYSWFICHTVMHAMFMAGGPVFRTLLFRYVVSEQNYLKETSAEAVSLNTPPCCCCCGCLPTVVPTKAKLCISRYMVWQMPFWQGSIMLVMNILYYRDRQLYLDVMIFFIPFIVGSIIMGAWSLQITVRMITKIRGDYQLRKKMFCLQLVVMLCKLQYLILYEQLNSVKMGGEYPINHTIYKQTIINILILVEMVLVSMMAQSAYRTPIQVQVDQSNVHSS, from the exons ATGGACTCTCGAGAGGATTTTGAGCGTCTGCGCGAGCTGGAGCAGCAGGAGCAAGTTGAGTTGGAACTCGAGCTGCAGCGAAATCGCACAATGAGGATGCACAGTTTTCCAAAACTCTCCGAGTATTATACAC ACATGACAGCCTTCCTCTCGCTGGCCATCTTTATAGCCGTACTGCTGACCATACTCAACATTTCCATATACCTGACAACTGCCATGCGAATGCGACGTCATCTCGATAAGCCGCTGAGAATTCCTTCCATACTGATGGTCAGCGTATATCCGATCATTTCACTGGCTGCCCTGGTGACGATATTGGTGCCTTACTCCTGGTTCATATGCCATACGGTGATGCATGCCATGTTCATGGCCGGCGGTCCTGTCTTTCGCACGCTGCTCTTTCGCTATGTAGTCTCCGAGCAGAACTATCTGAAGGAAACATCCGCAGAGGCGGTATCGCTAAACACACCaccttgctgctgttgctgtggctgcttgCCCACGGTGGTGCCGACGAAAGCGAAACTCTGCATCTCCCGCTACATGGTGTGGCAGATGCCCTTCTGGCAGGGTTCCATTATGCTGGTGATGAACATACTCTACTATCGCGATCGCCAGCTGTATCTAGATGTGATGATCTTCTTCATACCATTCATCGTTGGTTCCATTATAATGGGCGCTTGGTCGCTGCAGATCACAGTGCGAATGATTACAAAGATACGTGGCGACTATCAGCTGAGGAAGAAGATGTTCTGTCTGCAGCTGGTCGTGATGCTCTGCAAACTGCAATATCTGATACTCTACGAACAGCTCAACTCTGTGAAGATGGGTGGCGAGTATCCGATTAATCACACCATCTACAAACAGA ccatcataaatattttgatactGGTCGAAATGGTGCTGGTCTCGATGATGGCTCAAAGTGCCTATCGGACTCCCATACAAGTGCAAGTAGATCAATCGAATGTTCATAGTTCGTAG